One Streptomyces sp. ML-6 genomic region harbors:
- a CDS encoding MFS transporter — protein MFTRYATLFRHPGATPMTTAGVLARMPLSMVGIGIITMVSRTHGSYALAGALAACYTLVAAVASPQVARLVDRYGQGRVVVPVALFGTAWIWAMAAASASDGPEVLLFVFALLAGVTPSAPALVRSRWSHILRDTDDIHTAYSWETVLDELCFILGPPLSIGLGIALFPQAGLVAASIFSLAGTLWLTAQRRTEPPITGTLPGEKLNGSGLLRVLSDPTVALVAVAMAAMGVIIGTVDVVSVAFAEAGGNTALASIVLSAYAAGSCLSGFVFGSRVITRPIDELLRAGLIATALTTVPMVFAGSIGALSATVLVAGVFFAPTMILSSRLIEKNVPQASLTEALTWATAGLSLGTAIGPAAAGPVIDGLGAGNGFWVAVVAGAVLLLPVVILRRAPA, from the coding sequence GTGTTCACTCGCTATGCGACGCTGTTCCGGCATCCCGGTGCCACCCCCATGACCACCGCCGGTGTGCTCGCGCGCATGCCGTTGTCCATGGTCGGTATTGGCATCATCACGATGGTCTCCCGGACCCACGGCAGCTACGCCCTGGCAGGTGCGCTGGCCGCCTGCTACACCCTGGTCGCCGCTGTGGCCTCACCACAGGTGGCCCGCCTCGTCGACCGGTACGGGCAGGGTCGCGTCGTCGTCCCCGTCGCGCTCTTCGGCACCGCCTGGATCTGGGCGATGGCTGCCGCCTCGGCCTCCGACGGGCCCGAGGTCCTCCTGTTCGTCTTCGCCCTGCTGGCCGGAGTGACCCCGAGCGCCCCGGCGTTGGTGCGATCCCGCTGGAGTCACATTCTTCGTGACACGGACGACATACACACTGCGTACTCCTGGGAGACCGTGCTCGACGAGCTCTGTTTCATCCTTGGGCCTCCCCTCTCCATAGGTCTCGGCATCGCCCTGTTCCCCCAGGCGGGACTTGTCGCCGCGAGCATCTTCTCGCTGGCGGGAACGTTGTGGCTGACCGCGCAGCGCCGCACCGAGCCGCCGATCACCGGGACACTGCCCGGTGAAAAGCTGAACGGTTCGGGATTGCTCCGGGTTCTCTCGGATCCGACCGTGGCCCTCGTGGCGGTCGCCATGGCGGCAATGGGAGTGATCATCGGCACCGTTGATGTCGTCTCCGTCGCGTTTGCCGAGGCCGGGGGCAACACGGCACTGGCGAGCATCGTGCTGTCCGCCTACGCGGCAGGATCATGCCTCTCGGGCTTCGTGTTCGGCAGCAGGGTGATCACGCGCCCGATCGACGAACTCCTGCGGGCCGGCCTCATAGCCACCGCGCTGACCACCGTACCCATGGTGTTCGCCGGATCGATCGGCGCACTGTCCGCCACGGTCCTGGTCGCCGGAGTCTTCTTCGCCCCCACCATGATTCTCAGCTCCCGCCTCATCGAGAAGAATGTCCCACAGGCTTCACTCACCGAGGCCCTCACGTGGGCGACCGCGGGATTGAGCCTCGGCACCGCGATCGGTCCCGCAGCCGCCGGGCCCGTGATCGACGGGCTCGGCGCGGGCAACGGATTCTGGGTCGCGGTCGTCGCGGGCGCAGTACTGCTTCTCCCCGTCGTGATCCTCCGACGCGCCCCTGCCTGA
- a CDS encoding TetR/AcrR family transcriptional regulator: protein MLDTTRQALIEAGRRHFGEFGYAATSMDDLTASASLTRGALYHHFGGKSGLLAAVVEAVDAELGVSLDAAAAEAPDPLGALTARCVAYIELTQAPDVQQIIFHDAPAVLPAAVESSTASCIRSITDAIDRAQRAGDVSAQVSASTLAVLLNGALVDASRWVAAGRPEDHTARQTEAIAAARLIVARLGSR, encoded by the coding sequence ATGCTGGACACCACCCGGCAAGCCCTGATCGAGGCAGGCCGGCGCCACTTCGGCGAATTCGGCTACGCGGCGACGTCGATGGACGACCTGACGGCCTCGGCTTCGTTGACCAGGGGCGCGCTGTATCACCATTTCGGCGGCAAGAGCGGTCTGCTGGCGGCTGTGGTGGAAGCGGTGGACGCCGAACTGGGTGTGAGCCTGGACGCCGCCGCGGCCGAAGCCCCGGACCCGTTGGGCGCTCTGACGGCCCGCTGTGTGGCCTATATCGAACTCACCCAGGCGCCGGACGTACAGCAGATCATCTTCCATGACGCCCCGGCCGTGCTGCCCGCTGCGGTCGAGTCGTCCACTGCTTCCTGCATCCGGTCGATCACCGACGCGATCGACCGCGCGCAACGCGCCGGGGACGTATCCGCACAGGTAAGCGCCTCGACCCTGGCCGTACTTCTCAACGGTGCACTGGTCGATGCCTCGCGCTGGGTCGCGGCCGGCCGCCCGGAGGATCACACGGCCCGGCAGACGGAAGCGATCGCCGCGGCCCGTCTGATCGTCGCCCGTCTCGGCAGCCGGTGA
- a CDS encoding LysR family transcriptional regulator yields the protein MDTLETRELRYFVAVAEELHFGRAAERLGMAQPPLSRAIQQLERRLGVRLLQRNRRGVLLTGAGEVLLREGLAALDATAAAARRTRRAGGADSPGGPHGRLVLAVKAAASHELLRKLLDAYAVEPGSAEIEVLLCGLCEQEELLRDGRADVALMHAPWNSLAGFDSEALTTEGQIAILPAGHPLAARETLSLADVRDVPDLPLARWPTHGTYAPGPGPEIHNQTQLAQLIALGRTVAVVPDSARSWLWAEHTAVPLTDAPPVVTHIAWPAHSRSLALADLVRTAARLWTGPAANARNAKR from the coding sequence GTGGACACCCTGGAGACCCGCGAGTTGAGGTACTTCGTGGCTGTCGCCGAGGAACTGCACTTCGGACGCGCCGCCGAGCGTCTCGGCATGGCCCAGCCGCCGCTGTCGCGGGCGATCCAGCAGCTCGAACGGCGCCTCGGGGTCCGCCTGTTGCAGCGCAACCGCCGCGGTGTCCTCCTGACCGGTGCCGGAGAAGTGCTGTTGCGCGAGGGCCTGGCGGCCCTCGACGCGACCGCTGCCGCTGCTCGCCGCACCCGGCGCGCGGGCGGTGCCGACAGCCCTGGCGGCCCCCACGGCCGGCTGGTCCTTGCGGTGAAGGCCGCCGCGTCGCACGAACTGCTGCGGAAGCTCCTCGACGCCTACGCGGTCGAGCCCGGCAGTGCCGAGATCGAGGTGCTGCTGTGCGGTCTGTGCGAGCAGGAAGAGTTGCTGCGCGACGGACGTGCCGATGTCGCGCTCATGCACGCACCGTGGAACTCCCTCGCGGGGTTCGACAGCGAGGCGCTGACGACCGAAGGGCAGATCGCCATCCTGCCCGCCGGGCACCCGCTCGCCGCCCGCGAGACCTTGTCCCTGGCCGATGTCAGGGACGTCCCGGATCTGCCGCTCGCCCGCTGGCCCACCCACGGCACCTACGCACCCGGTCCGGGCCCCGAGATCCACAACCAGACGCAACTGGCTCAGTTGATCGCTCTCGGACGCACCGTGGCGGTCGTCCCCGACTCCGCTCGCTCCTGGCTGTGGGCCGAGCACACGGCCGTCCCCTTGACCGACGCACCTCCCGTCGTGACCCACATCGCCTGGCCCGCGCACAGCCGCTCCCTCGCCCTGGCCGACCTGGTCCGCACGGCTGCGCGGCTATGGACAGGTCCTGCCGCGAACGCCCGGAATGCGAAACGGTGA
- a CDS encoding IS4 family transposase — MPFHHVLPASVMAITRTVTVAAGRFAPGRLGELTPVVPFELIDAVLAETRSVQRRLRDLPSRVGIYFLLAMCLFPEVGYRLVWDKLTAGLAEVPVASPTPKALRDLRRRLGSAPVRALFEVLAGPLARPTTPGVRFGPYRTVSFDGCSSQKVPDSGRNRAWLGRTSHHGYPTLELMTLVETGTRALIGAVFGPTAEGETSYASRLLHLLRPDMLVLWDKGFDGNDFLASVTATRAQFLGRLRSNRRTPVLTRLADGSYLSVIAAVKVRVIDANITVTCADGTVFTGSYRLVTTLTDARRYPAAALVGLYHQRWEHESAYYALRHTITNGRVLRSGDPAGVEQEMWALLTLYQALRTMMVEAAESLPGTDPDRCCFTIALQTARDQVVQAAAVITDPADVGRVGLIGHRILARLLPPRRQRVSTRKVKSPMSRYSTRHDDGRPDTSRTITGLDISVLEPREPHPQLPAISRDDRHTALAERRRHRILGLLEENPTRLWRPRDIASHFGDITMETMYRQLSRWAETGLIHKLGPGLYAATAWTPTPLA, encoded by the coding sequence TTGCCGTTTCATCATGTCCTGCCGGCCTCGGTGATGGCCATCACCCGTACGGTCACAGTGGCCGCGGGCCGGTTCGCGCCCGGGCGTCTGGGCGAGTTGACGCCCGTCGTGCCGTTCGAGCTCATCGACGCGGTCCTGGCGGAGACCCGCTCGGTGCAGAGACGACTGCGCGATCTTCCTTCGCGGGTCGGGATCTACTTCCTGCTCGCGATGTGTCTGTTCCCTGAAGTCGGCTACCGGCTGGTCTGGGACAAGCTGACGGCCGGGCTGGCCGAAGTGCCGGTGGCCTCCCCCACGCCGAAGGCCCTGCGTGATCTGCGCCGACGACTGGGCAGTGCGCCGGTGCGGGCGTTATTCGAGGTTCTCGCGGGGCCTCTGGCACGGCCGACGACACCCGGTGTGCGGTTCGGGCCGTACCGGACTGTGTCATTCGACGGCTGCAGTTCGCAGAAGGTCCCCGACTCCGGGCGAAACAGGGCCTGGCTGGGGCGAACCTCCCATCACGGCTATCCCACACTGGAGTTGATGACGCTGGTCGAGACCGGGACACGGGCCCTGATCGGCGCAGTGTTCGGACCCACCGCCGAGGGCGAGACCAGCTATGCCTCGCGCCTGCTGCATCTGCTGCGGCCGGACATGCTCGTCCTGTGGGACAAGGGCTTCGACGGCAACGACTTCCTCGCTTCCGTCACCGCGACCCGCGCCCAGTTCCTGGGCCGACTCCGCAGCAACCGGCGTACCCCCGTCCTGACACGTCTCGCCGACGGCTCATACCTGTCGGTGATCGCCGCCGTGAAGGTACGTGTGATCGACGCGAACATCACGGTGACCTGCGCGGACGGCACCGTTTTCACCGGCTCCTACAGGCTGGTCACCACTCTGACCGACGCCCGCCGATACCCGGCGGCCGCGCTGGTGGGCCTCTACCACCAGCGGTGGGAACACGAATCTGCGTACTACGCGCTCCGCCACACGATCACGAACGGGCGCGTCCTGCGCTCGGGCGACCCGGCCGGCGTCGAACAGGAGATGTGGGCCCTTCTCACCCTCTACCAGGCCCTGCGCACCATGATGGTCGAGGCCGCCGAGTCGCTGCCCGGCACCGATCCGGACCGCTGCTGCTTCACCATCGCGCTCCAGACCGCCCGCGACCAGGTCGTCCAGGCCGCCGCCGTCATCACCGACCCCGCCGATGTCGGCCGCGTCGGGCTGATCGGGCACCGGATCCTGGCCCGTCTCCTGCCGCCCCGACGGCAGCGCGTCAGCACCCGCAAGGTCAAGTCACCGATGTCCCGTTACAGCACCCGCCATGACGACGGCAGGCCCGACACCAGCCGCACGATCACCGGTCTCGACATCAGCGTCCTCGAACCTCGCGAACCGCACCCTCAACTCCCCGCCATCTCCCGCGACGACCGGCACACAGCCCTCGCCGAGCGCCGACGTCACCGGATCCTGGGCCTGCTCGAGGAAAACCCCACCCGCCTCTGGCGCCCCCGTGACATCGCTTCCCACTTCGGCGACATCACCATGGAGACCATGTATCGGCAGCTCTCCAGATGGGCCGAGACCGGCCTCATCCACAAACTTGGCCCCGGCCTCTACGCCGCCACTGCATGGACCCCAACACCCCTTGCGTGA
- a CDS encoding SDR family oxidoreductase, which translates to MSETMITLVTGANKGIGYEIAAGLGGLGYRVGVGARDAARRETAVGKLRAVGVDAFGVPLDVTDDRSVTDAAELIERLAGRLDALVNNAGISGEMGPGWVQDPTALDLEVLRTVVDTNVMGVVRVTNAMLPLLRRSASPRIVNVSSSVGSLTRQSDPDLEIGPIMAAYAPSKSFLNALTVQYARQFAGTGILINAACPGLVATDFTGFQGPRTPEQGATTAIRLATLPDGGPTGSFFEDDGVVPW; encoded by the coding sequence ATGAGCGAAACGATGATTACGCTGGTGACCGGCGCGAACAAGGGCATCGGATACGAGATCGCGGCCGGGCTGGGTGGCCTCGGGTACCGCGTGGGCGTGGGAGCCCGTGACGCGGCCCGGCGCGAAACCGCCGTCGGGAAGCTGCGCGCCGTCGGCGTGGACGCGTTCGGGGTACCGCTGGACGTGACCGACGACCGGAGCGTCACTGATGCCGCGGAACTGATCGAACGGCTGGCCGGGCGTCTGGATGCCCTGGTCAACAATGCCGGCATCTCGGGCGAGATGGGCCCGGGGTGGGTGCAGGACCCGACCGCACTCGACCTGGAGGTGCTTCGCACGGTCGTGGACACCAACGTCATGGGTGTCGTCCGGGTCACCAACGCGATGCTGCCGTTGTTGCGGCGTTCGGCCTCGCCACGCATCGTCAACGTCTCCAGCAGCGTCGGTTCCCTGACCCGGCAATCGGACCCGGACCTCGAGATCGGCCCGATCATGGCGGCCTACGCGCCGTCGAAGTCGTTCCTCAACGCCCTCACCGTGCAGTACGCCCGGCAGTTCGCCGGTACGGGCATCCTGATCAACGCCGCCTGCCCGGGTCTGGTCGCGACCGACTTCACGGGCTTCCAAGGGCCCCGTACCCCTGAACAGGGTGCGACCACGGCGATCCGGCTCGCCACGCTGCCCGACGGCGGCCCGACCGGTTCGTTCTTCGAGGACGACGGCGTCGTCCCCTGGTGA